A genome region from Gossypium hirsutum isolate 1008001.06 chromosome A04, Gossypium_hirsutum_v2.1, whole genome shotgun sequence includes the following:
- the LOC107948355 gene encoding ethylene-insensitive protein 2 translates to MEAEGGNANHQRGALHQMFPVVLPVLLISIGYVDPGKWVATVEGGARFGFDLVVPMLLFNCAAILCQYLSARIGVVTGRGLAQICSDEYDKSTRLFLGVQAELSVVALDLTMVLGVAHGINLLFGVDLSTGVFLAALDAVLFPVFASTLDHCRASFLCIYAAGFILLSYVFGVLLSQPEFSISMLGMPTKLSGESAFALMSLLGASIMPHNFYLHSSIVQEHLGPPNTSKSALCHNHLFAILCVFGGIYLVNYVLMNSAANVFYNAGLVLVTFHDAMEQVFRNGILPLVFLLVMFLSNQLTASTWNLGGQVVLHNFLGLDIPGWLHRATIKIVAIVPSLYCVWTSGPEGVYQMFILAQVMVALMLPSSVIPLFRVASSRSIMGVYKVSPILEFLSLVTFMGILGLKIIFVVEMIFGSSDWAGNLRLNAGISMSVPFVVLLATACASFSLMLWLAATPLKSASSENKAHAWKWDMNRPVSETAIEREGNELSETRYSGEEPAHIQERSLAPENSIESHSDLSFPNYNLDLPETIMESEQEIRLTTVNANSSSGEYPNPPFCDTEEPACIQLSSAVVDEVTDDVPGAKTLKIESMNSLEKTVSFEGDLHIEKDDDGDSWEPEEPSKPPGSISSLTPDGPPSFRSLSGKSDDGGNGIGSLSRLAGLGRAARRQLAAILDEFWGQLYDFHGQPTQEAKVKKLVVLLGVDSKLLKVDTTGKDYGGYFPSVGGRGSDALNGSSLYDSSKHLKMQNSIDLSHGYPRGSSLWSNQMQQLDAYAQNSTCNVVSGERRYFSLRAAPSAEAWDYQPATVHGYQIASYLNRIAKDRSSNCLNDQIELPASDSPAMGPTNYRGSLASALRQKSQNGVTPAQPPGFENVAVARSSALQSERSYHDKNLSGINDNSGISVNTKKYHSLPDISGLSVPHRVSEKSGQWDSSIGYGLSIGRTNYGTPMYSNGGSRVGVPFSFDELSHLKGYRDALPLQLGSGSGTGSLWSRQPFEQFGVADKSHTAGNEAVGSGLNSATRDTASGVDLESKLLQSFRHCIVRLLKLDGSDWLFRQNDGADEELIDRVAARERFLYDAEAREMSQVVLIREPQYLSSERRYGSTQKSDEANFANFSISSVPHCGEGCIWKADLIISFGVWCIHRILDLSLMESRPELWGKYTYVLNRLQGVIDIAFSKPRTPMSPCFCLQIPQEYQKRLSPPVSNGMLPPAAKPGKGKCTNAVTLLDMIKDVEIAISCRKGRTGTAAGDVAFPKGKENLASVLKRYKRRLSSKASNVPTSCTMSAAYSS, encoded by the exons ATGGAAGCTGAGGGAGGAAATGCTAACCACCAACGAGGTGCCCTTCATCAGATGTTCCCTGTTGTTTTACCTGTTCTTCTAATATCAATTGGATATGTTGACCCTGGGAAGTGGGTTGCCACTGTTGAAGGAGGTGCACGGTTTGGTTTTGACCTGGTAGTTCCCATGCTTCTTTTTAATTGTGCTGCCATTTTGTGTCAATATCTGTCAGCTAGAATTGGTGTGGTGACTGGGCGTGGTCTTGCTCAG ATTTGCAGCGATGAGTATGACAAGTCCACTCGTTTATTCCTTGGAGTTCAAGCAGAGCTTTCTGTGGTTGCGTTGGACCTTACCATG GTCCTGGGTGTCGCACATGGGATTAATCTTCTCTTCGGGGTGGATCTGTCCACTGGTGTTTTTCTAGCTGCTCTTGATGCTGTTTTATTCCCAGTTTTTGCCTCCACCTTG gatCACTGCAGGGCAAGTTTCCTATGCATCTATGCAGCAGGTTTCATATTGCTTTCTTATGTTTTTGGAGTGCTCCTCAGTCAACCAGAATTTTCTATTTCCATGCTTGGGATGCCAACAAAGTTGAGTGGGGAGAGTGCATTTGCCCTGATGAGTCTTCTTGGAGCAAGCATCATGCCTCACAATTTTTATCTACATTCTTCTATTGTTCAG GAGCATCTGGGACCACCAAATACTTCTAAGAGTGCCTTATGTCACAACCATCTTTTTGCCATCTTATGCGTCTTCGGTGGAATTTATCTAGTAAATTATGTGCTGATGAATTCAGCTGCAAATGTGTTCTACAATGCTGGCCTTGTCTTGGTTACTTTTCATGATGCAATGGAGCAG GTATTCAGGAATGGTATACTGCCCCTAGTCTTTTTGTTGGTTATGTTCTTATCTAATCAACTTACTGCATCAACCTGGAATCTTGGCGGTCAAGTTGTCTTGCATAATTTCCTTGGGCTTGACATACCGGGTTGGCTTCATCGTGCAACAATCAAAATTGTAGCAATTGTTCCATCTCTTTATTGTGTGTGGACTTCTGGACCTGAGGGGGTATACCAGATGTTTATTCTTGCGCAGGTGATGGTAGCCCTTATGTTGCCATCTTCAGTGATCCCCCTGTTTCGGGTTGCCTCATCAAGATCAATTATGGGTGTTTACAAAGTTTCTCCAATTCTGGAGTTCCTATCACTGGTAACATTCATGGGAATTCTGGGTTTAAAGATAATCTTTGTGGTAGAAATGATATTTGGGAGTagtgattgggctgggaatttgagATTGAATGCTGGGATTAGCATGTCTGTTCCTTTTGTTGTTCTTCTGGCTACTGCTTGTGCATCGTTTTCTTTGATGCTTTGGCTGGCAGCTACTCCTTTAAAATCTGCCAGTTCTGAAAATAAAGCTCATGCATGGAAATGGGATATGAACAGACCTGTTTCTGAGACAGCTATAGAGAGAGAGGGAAATGAGTTAAGTGAAACTAGATATAGTGGAGAGGAACCTGCTCATATACAGGAAAGATCATTAGCACCAGAAAACTCCATTGAAAGTCATTCAGATTTATCTTTTCCAAATTATAATCTGGATTTGCCTGAGACAATCATGGAATCTGAGCAGGAAATACGTCTGACAACTGTTAATGCGAACTCTTCTAGTGGTGAATATCCTAACCCCCCATTCTGTGACACTGAGGAACCAGCATGCATACAGTTATCTTCTGCTGTAGTTGATGAGGTAACAGATGATGTGCCAGGCGCAAAAACTCTGAAGATTGAATCAATGAACTCTCTCGAGAAAACAGTGAGTTTTGAGGGAGATCTGCATATCGAAAAAGATGATGATGGAGATTCTTGGGAGCCTGAAGAGCCATCCAAACCTCCTGGAAGTATTTCCTCTTTGACCCCGGATGGCCCTCCTTCATTCAGGAGCCTCAGCGGGAAAAGTGATGATGGTGGCAATGGTATTGGAAGTCTCTCTAGATTGGCAGGATTAGGTCGTGCTGCAAGGCGTCAATTAGCTGCCATTCTTGATGAATTTTGGGGCCAATTGTATGATTTTCATGGGCAACCTACCCAAGAAGCAAAGGTGAAGAAATTAGTTGTACTATTGGGTGTTGATTCAAAACTATTAAAAGTAGATACAACTGGGAAGGACTATGGTGGGTATTTCCCTTCGGTGGGAGGAAGAGGATCTGATGCACTTAATGGTTCAAGCCTGTATGACTCTTCAAAGCATTTGAAGATGCAAAATAGTATTGATTTATCACATGGGTATCCTAGAGGATCATCATTGTGGTCAAACCAGATGCAACAATTAGATGCTTATGCTCAAAATTCTACCTGTAATGTCGTTTCTGGTGAAAGGAGGTACTTTAGTTTGCGTGCTGCGCCATCTGCTGAGGCATGGGATTATCAACCAGCTACAGTGCATGGATATCAGATTGCATCTTACCTTAATCGAATTGCTAAAGATAGAAGCTCCAATTGCTTGAATGATCAAATTGAATTACCAGCATCAGATTCTCCTGCCATGGGCCCTACAAATTATAGAGGCTCCCTGGCTTCTGCATTAAGGCAAAAATCGCAAAATGGGGTAACTCCTGCTCAGCCCCCTGGATTTGAGAATGTTGCAGTTGCTAGAAGTAGTGCACTTCAATCCGAAAGGTCTTATCATGACAAGAACTTATCTGGGATAAATGATAATTCTGGGATATCAGTCAATACAAAGAAGTATCATAGCTTACCGGACATATCTGGGCTCTCTGTTCCTCATCGAGTGTCCGAGAAGAGTGGCCAGTGGGACAGTTCCATTGGATATGGGTTGTCCATTGGTCGGACAAATTATGGAACACCCATGTATTCAAATGGTGGGTCAAGGGTAGGCGTTCCATTTTCGTTTGATGAGCTTTCTCATTTAAAGGGTTATAGAGATGCTTTGCCTTTACAGTTGGGTTCAGGTTCTGGCACTGGATCCCTTTGGTCTAGACAGCCTTTTGAGCAGTTTGGTGTAGCTGACAAAAGTCACACTGCTGGCAATGAAGCAGTTGGAAGTGGGTTGAACTCAGCAACTCGGGATACTGCTTCTGGTGTGGATTTAGAGTCCAAGCTTCTTCAATCTTTTCGACACTGTATTGTAAGGCTCTTGAAATTAGATGGGTCTGACTGGTTGTTTAGACAAAATGATGGAGCTGATGAGGAGTTAATTGATCGTGTAGCAGCAAGGGAGAGATTTCTTTATGATGCTGAAGCTAGAGAGATGAGCCAGGTTGTTCTCATTCGTGAACCTCAATACTTGTCTTCTGAAAGGAGGTATGGTTCTACACAGAAGAGTGATGAGGCAAATTTTGCcaacttctcaatttcatcaGTACCTCATTGTGGGGAGGGCTGTATATGGAAAGCGGATTTGATAATAAGCTTTGGAGTGTGGTGCATTCACCGGATCCTTGATCTTTCACTGATGGAAAGCCGACCAGAGCTGTGGGGAAAATACACATATGTGCTTAATCGGCTTCAG GGTGTGATAGATATTGCATTTTCAAAGCCTCGAACCCCAATGTCCCCGTGCTTCTGCCTTCAAATCCCCCAGGAATATCAGAAGCGGTTAAGCCCTCCTGTTTCTAATGGAATGTTGCCCCCAGCTGCAAAACCTGGCAAGGGTAAGTGCACAAATGCAGTCACGCTCTTGGATATGATTAAGGATGTTGAGATTGCTATATCGTGCCGGAAGGGTCGAACGGGTACTGCTGCTGGTGATGTAGCTTTTCCAAAGGGAAAAGAGAACTTGGCATCTGTCCTTAAACGCTACAAGCGTCGATTGTCCAGCAAAGCATCCAATGTTCCAACATCATGTACGATGTCGGCTGCTTACAGTTCATAG